In Sphingopyxis sp. FD7, a single window of DNA contains:
- a CDS encoding DUF932 domain-containing protein, translated as MNMQVLDAHRDASGGYKVDVSRGQRIGRVSSEWFSRPDDERFLSLGDLARSVRGRSERSRTRVVESALIHVEANRNDPEHLALILPGADAPVTPTHWSFGQLASQVGAPAAYLRQLPAPLAAINLQYGLTSNRTEQIKTLETDKGRLELRAVTGPDYGRIYDHELVEAVQKIAGNGTGDTRWKVPGVLDWSTGTYNPRVDISKDTTTLYASDRDVFLFLVDDLNPIEAGHLPDGSPDLFFRGFYCWNSEVGAKTLGMASFYLRAVCQNRNLWGVEDFEEISIRHSKYAANRFAHEAAPALEGFANSSPLPFVNGIKAARERIVARTDEARSDFLRNRGFSKAETGKIIETVLAEEGRPPESIFDFVQGITALARDKAHQDARLDMEGKAKKLLDRVH; from the coding sequence ATGAATATGCAGGTTCTCGATGCCCACCGCGATGCGAGTGGCGGCTACAAGGTCGATGTCTCGCGCGGCCAGCGGATCGGTCGGGTTTCGTCAGAATGGTTCTCGCGGCCCGATGACGAGCGGTTTCTCTCGCTTGGCGATCTGGCCCGGTCCGTGCGCGGCCGTTCCGAGCGCAGCCGGACCCGCGTCGTCGAAAGCGCGCTCATCCATGTCGAGGCGAACCGAAACGATCCCGAGCATTTGGCGCTGATCCTGCCCGGCGCCGATGCGCCGGTGACACCGACCCATTGGAGCTTCGGTCAGCTGGCAAGCCAGGTCGGCGCGCCCGCCGCCTATTTGCGCCAGCTTCCAGCACCGCTCGCAGCGATCAACCTGCAATATGGTCTGACCTCGAACCGGACCGAGCAGATCAAGACGCTCGAAACCGACAAAGGCAGACTTGAACTGCGCGCAGTGACCGGCCCCGATTATGGTCGGATCTACGATCACGAACTCGTAGAAGCTGTGCAGAAGATCGCTGGCAACGGCACGGGTGATACACGCTGGAAGGTGCCGGGCGTGCTCGATTGGTCGACCGGAACCTACAATCCGCGCGTCGACATCTCGAAGGACACGACCACGCTGTACGCTTCAGATCGCGACGTGTTCCTGTTCTTGGTCGACGACCTCAACCCGATCGAAGCAGGCCACCTGCCCGACGGATCGCCCGATCTCTTCTTCCGCGGCTTCTACTGCTGGAACTCCGAGGTCGGGGCGAAGACGCTGGGCATGGCGAGCTTCTACCTCCGCGCCGTTTGCCAGAACCGGAACCTGTGGGGCGTGGAGGACTTCGAGGAAATCAGCATCCGCCACAGCAAGTATGCCGCGAACCGCTTCGCGCACGAAGCCGCACCGGCGCTGGAAGGCTTCGCCAACTCCTCGCCGCTGCCCTTCGTCAACGGCATCAAGGCGGCGCGCGAACGCATCGTAGCCCGGACCGACGAGGCTCGCAGCGACTTCCTGCGAAACCGCGGCTTCTCGAAGGCCGAGACCGGCAAGATCATCGAAACCGTGCTGGCCGAGGAAGGTCGTCCACCCGAATCGATCTTCGACTTCGTGCAGGGGATCACCGCGCTGGCCCGCGACAAGGCGCACCAGGACGCCCGGCTCGACATGGAGGGCAAGGCGAAGAAGTTGCTCGACCGGGTCCACTGA
- a CDS encoding LytR/AlgR family response regulator transcription factor encodes MTIRTILVDDEKLATQGLQLRLEAHSDVEVVDTAQNGREAIRKIKTHKPDLVFLDIQMPGFDGFSVIQGLMEVEPPLVVFVTAFSDHAIRAFEAQAVDYLVKPVEPERLADALDRVRQRLTEKRGAAEVERLKTVLAEVAPEAVEEYGADAVPDAPSADRYEKMINIKDRGQIFRVDVDSIERIDAAGDYMCIYTADNSLILRETMKDLEKRLDPRNFQRVHRSTIVNLSQVKQVKPHTNGECFLILGSGAQVKVSRSYRDVVARFVH; translated from the coding sequence ATGACGATCAGAACCATCCTGGTGGATGACGAAAAATTGGCGACCCAGGGCCTGCAACTGCGGCTCGAGGCGCATTCGGATGTCGAGGTGGTCGACACCGCCCAGAACGGTCGCGAGGCCATCCGCAAGATCAAGACGCATAAACCCGACCTCGTCTTCCTCGACATCCAGATGCCGGGTTTCGACGGATTTTCGGTGATCCAGGGATTGATGGAGGTCGAGCCGCCGCTCGTCGTCTTCGTCACCGCCTTTTCGGATCATGCGATCCGCGCCTTCGAGGCGCAGGCGGTCGACTATCTCGTCAAGCCCGTCGAGCCCGAACGCCTCGCCGACGCGCTCGACCGCGTGCGCCAGCGGCTCACCGAAAAGCGCGGCGCCGCCGAGGTCGAACGACTGAAGACGGTGCTCGCCGAGGTCGCGCCCGAAGCGGTCGAGGAATATGGCGCCGATGCCGTGCCCGACGCGCCGTCGGCCGACCGCTATGAAAAGATGATCAACATCAAGGATCGCGGGCAGATTTTCCGTGTCGACGTCGACAGTATCGAACGCATCGACGCCGCGGGCGACTATATGTGCATCTATACCGCCGACAACAGCCTGATCCTGCGCGAAACGATGAAGGATCTGGAAAAAAGGCTCGACCCGCGCAATTTCCAGCGCGTTCATCGCTCGACGATCGTCAATCTGAGCCAGGTCAAGCAGGTGAAACCGCACACCAACGGCGAATGTTTCCTCATCCTCGGCTCGGGCGCGCAGGTGAAGGTCAGCCGCAGCTATCGCGACGTGGTCGCGCGGTTCGTGCATTGA
- a CDS encoding FAD-dependent monooxygenase, translated as MIDIQRSDVIISGGGLVGQTLALALAHHGLSVQVVDPADPVATIAPGFDGRASAIASATWQMFEVLGIADRLVGHGCPIRAIKVGDGAPDGGRGGDLDFVTQAGDPPLGTMIENRRLRIALAAALADAPLVRLMMPATVAARTIDAHGVTLTLADGIRLAAPLLVVAEGRRSPTRDAAGFRIANWSYHHHAMIGAVAHERPHGNVAHEIFYPSGPFALLPLVDDAEGRHRSAFVWTVSEKDGPGFAKLGDRGFTAELEKRAGGVLGPMRLVAPRMAYPLGFHHSASIVADRIALVGDAAHGIHPIAGQGLNLGLRDVAALTEVLVDGVRLGLDLGDAALLARYQRWRGLDNLMVSLATDGLTRLFGIPGRAAAAVRRTGLGTVQRMPVLKRFFMDEARGEAGDLPRLLAGTDI; from the coding sequence ATGATCGACATCCAACGCAGCGACGTGATCATCTCCGGCGGCGGGCTCGTCGGGCAGACGCTCGCGCTCGCGCTCGCGCATCACGGCCTGTCGGTTCAGGTCGTCGACCCCGCCGATCCGGTTGCCACCATCGCGCCCGGCTTCGACGGCCGTGCCTCGGCGATTGCCAGCGCCACGTGGCAGATGTTCGAGGTGCTGGGGATCGCCGACCGCCTCGTCGGCCATGGCTGCCCGATCCGCGCGATCAAGGTCGGCGACGGCGCCCCCGACGGCGGCCGCGGCGGCGACCTCGATTTCGTTACCCAAGCGGGCGATCCGCCGCTCGGCACGATGATCGAAAACCGCCGGCTCCGTATCGCGCTCGCCGCGGCGCTCGCCGATGCGCCGCTGGTGCGGCTGATGATGCCCGCCACCGTCGCCGCGCGCACGATCGACGCGCATGGCGTCACGCTCACCCTCGCCGACGGAATCCGGCTCGCGGCCCCGCTGCTGGTCGTCGCCGAAGGCCGCCGCTCGCCGACGCGCGACGCTGCGGGCTTTCGCATCGCGAACTGGTCCTACCACCATCATGCGATGATCGGCGCCGTCGCGCATGAACGGCCGCACGGGAATGTGGCGCACGAAATCTTCTATCCGTCGGGGCCTTTCGCGCTGCTCCCGCTCGTCGACGATGCCGAGGGGCGGCACCGCTCGGCCTTTGTCTGGACCGTGTCCGAAAAGGATGGCCCCGGCTTTGCCAAGCTTGGCGACCGCGGTTTCACCGCCGAACTCGAAAAGCGCGCGGGCGGAGTGCTTGGGCCGATGCGGCTCGTCGCGCCGCGCATGGCCTATCCGCTCGGGTTTCACCACAGCGCGTCGATCGTCGCCGACCGCATCGCGCTTGTCGGCGACGCCGCGCATGGCATCCACCCGATCGCGGGGCAGGGGCTGAACCTTGGCCTGCGCGACGTCGCGGCGCTGACCGAAGTGCTCGTCGACGGCGTGCGGCTCGGTCTCGACCTCGGCGATGCCGCGCTGCTCGCGCGTTACCAGCGCTGGCGCGGGCTCGACAATCTGATGGTCAGCCTCGCGACCGACGGGCTCACGCGCCTGTTCGGCATTCCCGGCCGCGCTGCCGCCGCGGTGCGCCGCACCGGGCTGGGCACGGTGCAGCGCATGCCGGTGCTCAAACGCTTCTTCATGGACGAAGCCCGCGGCGAGGCGGGCGATCTGCCGCGGCTGCTCGCGGGCACCGATATCTAA
- a CDS encoding exodeoxyribonuclease III, with protein MTRTSIASWNINSVRARIGIVEKLLREEAPDILCLQETKVECGLFPKTMFEALGYRHIVTHGQRMHHGVAIVSKVPLADVRKYDWQANGEARHIGVTLPSGVRLDNVYIPAGGDIPDRELNPKFGQKLDFLARMTDWSGALDGTPTVLTGDFNVAPLESDVWNHKALLDVVSHTPVEVETLGRLQAASNWVDLGRHFIAAPTPLYTWWSYRAKDWEASNRGRRLDHMWVTPDLMDRAVAHRIVQPARSWERPSDHIPLITEFAF; from the coding sequence ATGACTCGCACCAGCATCGCTTCGTGGAATATCAACAGCGTCCGCGCCCGCATCGGCATCGTCGAGAAACTGCTTCGCGAAGAGGCGCCCGACATCCTCTGCCTACAGGAAACCAAGGTGGAATGCGGCCTGTTCCCGAAAACGATGTTCGAGGCGCTGGGCTATCGGCACATCGTCACCCACGGCCAGCGGATGCATCACGGCGTCGCGATCGTCAGCAAGGTGCCGTTGGCCGACGTGCGCAAATATGACTGGCAGGCAAACGGCGAGGCCCGCCACATCGGCGTCACATTGCCGTCGGGCGTGCGACTCGACAATGTCTATATTCCCGCGGGCGGCGATATTCCCGATCGGGAGCTCAATCCGAAGTTCGGACAGAAACTCGACTTTCTGGCGCGCATGACCGACTGGTCGGGCGCGCTGGACGGAACGCCGACGGTGCTCACCGGCGATTTCAACGTCGCGCCGCTCGAAAGCGATGTGTGGAACCACAAGGCGCTGCTCGACGTCGTCAGCCACACGCCGGTCGAGGTCGAAACGCTTGGCCGCTTGCAGGCGGCGTCGAACTGGGTCGACCTGGGGCGCCATTTCATCGCCGCGCCGACCCCGCTCTATACCTGGTGGAGTTACCGCGCGAAGGACTGGGAAGCATCGAATCGCGGCCGCCGCCTCGACCATATGTGGGTGACGCCCGATCTTATGGACAGGGCGGTCGCGCACCGGATCGTCCAGCCGGCGCGGAGCTGGGAGCGGCCGTCGGACCATATCCCCCTCATCACCGAGTTCGCCTTTTGA
- a CDS encoding FtsK/SpoIIIE family DNA translocase: MASRKAAPAKADWRTVFRQSIARSIVIAAAAGLGLFTLFLTLAFATYDSTDAALNTAADGTAANWMGNAGAWFADIGLSIGGIGIVLLLPLLAIFAWRMWKGEPQPHWPRQLSYSFVGILFVGLGAELWAPATGAPMPAGWGGIIALLVGGAITPLFASAGEPAAALIRFATILLLVGIGLFLAWRALRLEKGWASRFRLPAATSNRVVEPGRPAPCETEKAPGFLDRAVRPRAVAEPVDRAPPEIAEPVQRAVPSKPKPKPQTELFTHYQLPSIDLLTPAPERPAGQIDKAALERNARLLESVLEDFQVKGVVTAVRPGPVVTMYELEPAPGTKASRVSNLADDIARNMSALSARIAPIPGRTVIGIELPNAHRESVVLHEIIGSALFQDHSGSLPIILGKNISGDAMIADLAPMPHLLIAGTTGSGKSVGLNAMILSLLYRLGPDQVKMIMIDPKMLELSVYDDIPHLLAPVVTEPKKAIRALKWAVEQMEDRYRMMSSLSVRNLAGYNDKVRAALAKGKSLGRRVQTGYDPDTGQPVYEEETLDYQPLPQIVVVVDELADLMMTAGKEVEFLIQRLAQKARAAGIHLILATQRPSVDVITGVIKANLPTRISFNVTSKIDSRTILGEAGAEQLLGKGDMLYVPGGKQITRIHGPFVSDDEVRAVADHWRGQGRPDYVESVTEDPEDGGFALEGAPTGGDSAEDRMYAKACQIVAESQKASTSWLQRQLRIGYNSAARLIERMEEEGLVSPPNHVGRRDVLTDQYGQPR; encoded by the coding sequence ATGGCAAGCCGCAAGGCCGCACCCGCAAAGGCCGACTGGCGCACCGTTTTCCGCCAGAGCATCGCCCGGTCGATCGTGATCGCGGCGGCGGCGGGGCTTGGCCTGTTCACGCTGTTTCTGACGCTGGCGTTCGCGACCTATGACAGCACCGACGCGGCGCTCAACACCGCCGCCGACGGCACCGCGGCGAACTGGATGGGCAATGCCGGTGCGTGGTTCGCCGACATCGGGCTGTCGATCGGCGGTATCGGTATCGTCCTCCTGCTGCCGCTGCTCGCGATCTTTGCGTGGCGGATGTGGAAGGGCGAACCGCAGCCGCACTGGCCGCGCCAGCTGTCGTACAGCTTTGTCGGCATCCTGTTCGTCGGGCTGGGCGCCGAGCTCTGGGCGCCTGCGACCGGCGCGCCGATGCCCGCGGGCTGGGGCGGGATCATCGCGCTGCTCGTCGGCGGCGCGATCACGCCGCTCTTTGCCAGCGCGGGCGAGCCCGCCGCTGCGCTCATTCGCTTTGCAACGATCCTGCTGCTCGTCGGGATCGGCCTGTTCCTCGCCTGGCGCGCGCTGCGGCTGGAAAAGGGCTGGGCGTCACGCTTCCGCCTGCCCGCGGCGACAAGCAACCGCGTCGTCGAACCCGGACGCCCCGCGCCCTGCGAGACCGAAAAGGCGCCCGGCTTCCTGGATCGCGCGGTGCGGCCGCGCGCCGTCGCCGAACCCGTCGACCGCGCCCCGCCCGAGATCGCCGAACCGGTGCAGCGCGCCGTGCCGTCGAAACCGAAACCCAAGCCGCAGACCGAACTCTTCACCCATTACCAATTGCCGTCGATCGACCTGCTCACCCCCGCGCCCGAACGGCCCGCGGGACAGATCGACAAGGCGGCGCTCGAACGCAACGCGCGGCTGCTCGAATCGGTGCTCGAGGATTTCCAGGTCAAGGGAGTCGTCACCGCGGTGCGCCCCGGCCCCGTCGTCACCATGTACGAGCTGGAACCCGCGCCGGGCACCAAGGCGAGCCGCGTGTCGAACCTGGCCGACGATATTGCGCGCAACATGTCGGCGCTGTCGGCGCGCATCGCGCCGATCCCCGGCCGCACCGTGATCGGCATCGAACTGCCCAATGCGCACCGCGAATCGGTGGTGCTGCACGAAATCATCGGCAGCGCGCTGTTTCAGGATCACAGCGGATCGCTGCCGATCATCCTTGGCAAGAATATCAGCGGCGACGCGATGATCGCCGACCTGGCGCCGATGCCGCACCTCTTGATCGCGGGCACCACCGGGTCGGGCAAGTCGGTCGGGCTCAACGCAATGATCCTCTCCTTGCTCTATCGCCTGGGCCCCGACCAGGTGAAGATGATCATGATCGATCCCAAGATGCTGGAACTCAGCGTCTATGACGATATTCCGCATTTGCTCGCGCCCGTCGTCACCGAGCCCAAGAAAGCGATCCGCGCATTGAAATGGGCGGTCGAGCAGATGGAGGACCGCTACCGGATGATGTCGTCGCTGTCGGTGCGCAACCTCGCGGGCTATAACGACAAGGTGCGCGCCGCGCTCGCCAAGGGCAAGTCCTTGGGCCGCCGCGTCCAGACGGGTTATGATCCCGATACCGGCCAGCCGGTCTATGAGGAAGAGACGCTCGATTACCAGCCGCTGCCGCAGATCGTCGTGGTCGTCGACGAACTGGCCGACCTGATGATGACCGCGGGCAAGGAGGTCGAGTTTCTGATCCAGCGCCTCGCGCAAAAGGCGCGCGCGGCGGGTATCCACCTGATCCTCGCGACGCAGCGCCCTTCGGTCGACGTCATCACCGGCGTCATCAAGGCGAACCTGCCGACGCGCATCAGCTTCAATGTCACCAGCAAGATCGACAGCCGCACCATCCTGGGCGAAGCAGGCGCCGAGCAGTTGCTGGGCAAGGGCGACATGCTCTATGTCCCCGGCGGCAAGCAGATCACGCGCATCCACGGTCCCTTCGTATCCGACGACGAGGTGCGCGCGGTCGCCGATCACTGGAGGGGACAGGGGCGCCCCGACTATGTCGAAAGCGTCACCGAAGACCCCGAGGACGGCGGCTTCGCGCTCGAAGGCGCGCCCACGGGCGGCGACAGCGCCGAGGACCGCATGTATGCCAAGGCGTGCCAGATCGTCGCCGAAAGCCAGAAAGCCTCGACCAGCTGGCTGCAACGCCAGCTGCGCATCGGTTACAACAGCGCCGCGCGCCTGATCGAGCGGATGGAGGAGGAGGGGCTGGTCAGCCCGCCCAACCATGTCGGTCGCCGCGACGTGCTCACCGACCAATATGGCCAGCCGCGGTAG
- a CDS encoding tetratricopeptide repeat protein has product MATLGLNPQDKEAVEAFRRDVVEPSMTSLVILDFWAEWCGPCKQLAPVLEKVAADYADKGVVLAKVDVDANRFIASQFQVQSIPTVYAIFQGQPVANLTNARSESQLKAMLDQLLAQLPIESAAKDRAVEIAPLLDMGERVLAEGDGARAASIFGQIAEIAPDNAAAHGGLIRAMLLAGDIAGAQAVLDALPAEMAADPAIAQAKSALALAADAPDSGELAALEAAVAANPDDHQARFDLAAAQIGAAQRDAAADNLLHIIAADRDWQDGAARAKLLALFEAVGLEDAWVSAQRRRLSLILFG; this is encoded by the coding sequence GTGGCCACTCTCGGTCTGAATCCGCAGGACAAGGAAGCCGTCGAAGCCTTCCGCCGCGACGTCGTCGAGCCGTCGATGACCAGCCTCGTCATCCTCGACTTCTGGGCCGAATGGTGCGGGCCGTGCAAACAGCTGGCGCCCGTGCTCGAAAAGGTCGCCGCCGACTATGCCGACAAGGGCGTCGTGCTGGCGAAGGTCGATGTCGATGCGAATCGCTTTATCGCCAGCCAGTTCCAGGTGCAGTCGATTCCCACCGTCTATGCGATTTTCCAGGGTCAGCCGGTCGCGAACCTGACCAATGCGCGCAGCGAAAGCCAGTTGAAAGCGATGCTCGACCAGTTGCTCGCGCAGCTGCCGATCGAAAGCGCCGCCAAGGATCGCGCGGTCGAAATCGCGCCGCTGCTCGACATGGGCGAGCGCGTGCTCGCCGAAGGCGATGGCGCGCGCGCCGCGAGCATCTTTGGCCAGATCGCCGAGATCGCGCCCGACAATGCCGCCGCGCACGGCGGCCTGATCCGCGCGATGCTGCTTGCAGGCGACATCGCGGGCGCGCAGGCCGTGCTCGATGCGCTTCCCGCCGAGATGGCCGCCGATCCGGCGATCGCGCAGGCGAAAAGCGCGCTGGCGTTGGCGGCCGATGCCCCCGATTCGGGCGAGCTTGCGGCGCTTGAGGCCGCGGTGGCCGCAAATCCGGACGATCATCAAGCGCGCTTCGACCTCGCCGCGGCGCAGATCGGCGCGGCGCAGCGCGATGCCGCCGCCGACAATCTGCTTCACATCATCGCCGCCGACCGCGATTGGCAGGATGGCGCCGCGCGCGCCAAATTGCTCGCGCTGTTCGAGGCGGTCGGGCTGGAGGACGCCTGGGTTTCGGCGCAGCGCCGCCGCCTGTCGCTGATCCTGTTCGGGTGA
- a CDS encoding LON peptidase substrate-binding domain-containing protein encodes MSAAAPLTIQRIAIFPLTGAVLFPGLHLPLHIFEPRYSAMVQEVLARDRQIGMIQPRQIPGEEDREPPALYDVGCVGRIVDVEALDEGRFNLVLEGVARFRVRRELDVTTPFRQVEAEIELEAEEDAVLASIERASLEREAKRFAARQGYVVDWESVGQLDDATLVNGIAQVAPFDAAAKQALLEATPIDARAELVIQLMQFFGRFDSDDGRATLQ; translated from the coding sequence ATGAGCGCGGCCGCGCCCCTGACCATCCAGCGGATCGCGATCTTTCCGCTCACCGGCGCGGTGCTGTTTCCCGGGCTGCACCTGCCGCTGCACATCTTCGAGCCGCGCTATTCGGCGATGGTGCAGGAGGTGCTGGCGCGCGACCGCCAGATCGGGATGATCCAGCCGCGCCAGATCCCCGGCGAAGAGGATCGCGAACCGCCCGCGCTTTATGACGTCGGCTGTGTCGGGCGCATCGTCGATGTCGAGGCGCTCGACGAGGGGCGTTTCAACCTGGTTCTGGAAGGCGTCGCGCGCTTTCGCGTCCGCCGTGAACTTGATGTCACGACGCCGTTCCGGCAGGTCGAGGCCGAGATCGAACTCGAGGCCGAAGAAGACGCGGTGCTGGCAAGCATCGAACGCGCGAGCCTCGAACGCGAGGCCAAGCGTTTCGCCGCGCGGCAAGGCTATGTCGTCGACTGGGAATCGGTCGGACAGCTCGACGATGCAACGCTGGTCAACGGCATCGCGCAGGTTGCGCCCTTCGACGCCGCAGCGAAGCAGGCACTGCTCGAGGCAACCCCTATCGACGCGCGCGCCGAGCTGGTGATCCAGCTGATGCAGTTTTTCGGCCGCTTCGACAGCGACGACGGGCGCGCGACGCTGCAATAA
- a CDS encoding LolA family protein has translation MTKINLTRLAAWTLTPLAAVGLALTVPAIAQSANALSSVQAHLKATDTMTADFVQTDRNGQRLSGKLTLKRPGKIRFQYQKGVPMLIVGDGSRLTVIDYEVRQVQSWPVKNSPLGALLDPDRDLAKYARLLPTGNKDVLSVEVKDPDRPEYGTITMVFVRDASAPAGLRLRGWVALDSQNNRTRIDLSNQRFNVAVADSAFRWTDPRPNRRGR, from the coding sequence ATGACCAAGATTAATCTGACCCGCCTTGCCGCCTGGACGTTGACCCCGTTGGCCGCCGTCGGACTTGCCCTCACCGTCCCTGCGATCGCCCAGTCCGCGAACGCGCTGTCGTCGGTGCAGGCGCATCTCAAGGCGACCGACACGATGACCGCCGATTTTGTCCAGACCGACCGCAATGGCCAGCGCCTGTCGGGCAAGCTCACCCTCAAACGCCCCGGCAAAATCCGCTTTCAGTATCAGAAGGGCGTGCCGATGCTGATCGTCGGCGACGGCAGCCGATTGACGGTGATCGACTATGAGGTGCGGCAGGTGCAGAGCTGGCCGGTGAAAAACTCGCCGCTCGGCGCGCTGCTCGACCCCGATCGCGACCTGGCGAAATATGCGCGGCTGCTGCCGACGGGCAACAAGGATGTGCTGAGCGTCGAGGTGAAGGATCCCGATCGCCCCGAATATGGCACGATCACCATGGTGTTCGTGCGCGACGCTTCGGCGCCCGCGGGGCTGCGCCTGCGCGGCTGGGTCGCGCTCGATTCGCAGAACAACCGGACACGCATCGACCTTTCGAACCAGCGCTTCAACGTCGCGGTTGCCGATTCGGCGTTCCGCTGGACCGACCCGCGGCCCAATCGCCGCGGGCGCTGA
- the ribA gene encoding GTP cyclohydrolase II encodes MSAAAQDRGARQAARAIDALRRGWPLRVTGADGALDLLAVESARDGTLAEFASGDVLLSGERAVTLKLTNQRAAATPGPVRLAGAADRIAAALAIADPALDLANPLKGPFHTVATGGDAAAAAAMTMARHAGLLPAFFVRGAAGEAETMCSADDVATLLDPARLDIAARARLPVAASETAEIVAFRSPEEASDHVALVIGKRDGNPPVVRLHSECLTGDVLGSLKCDCGPQLHAALHAMADAPWGVLLYLRQEGRGIGLVNKLRAYALQDQGYDTVDANLRLGFPIEARDFAIAARMLKLLNVPRIRLMTNNPEKVARLEREGVEVVERIPLALPTNPHNEQYLATKRDRTGHQL; translated from the coding sequence TTGAGCGCGGCGGCGCAGGACCGCGGCGCCCGGCAGGCGGCGCGCGCGATCGACGCGCTGCGCCGCGGCTGGCCGCTGCGCGTCACCGGCGCCGACGGCGCGCTCGACCTGCTTGCGGTCGAAAGTGCGCGCGATGGCACGCTAGCGGAGTTTGCGAGCGGCGATGTGCTGCTGTCGGGCGAGCGGGCGGTGACCCTCAAGCTCACCAATCAGCGCGCGGCGGCGACGCCCGGCCCCGTGCGGCTCGCAGGCGCCGCCGATAGGATCGCGGCCGCGCTCGCGATCGCCGACCCCGCGCTCGACCTTGCGAACCCGTTGAAAGGCCCGTTCCACACCGTTGCGACGGGCGGCGACGCCGCCGCCGCGGCGGCGATGACAATGGCGCGCCACGCGGGTCTGCTCCCCGCCTTCTTCGTGCGCGGCGCGGCGGGTGAAGCCGAAACCATGTGCAGCGCCGATGATGTCGCCACCCTGCTCGACCCGGCGCGGCTCGACATCGCGGCGCGCGCGCGGCTGCCCGTCGCGGCGAGCGAGACGGCCGAAATCGTCGCCTTCCGTTCGCCCGAAGAGGCGTCGGACCATGTCGCGCTCGTCATCGGCAAACGCGACGGCAATCCGCCGGTCGTTCGCCTGCACAGCGAGTGCCTGACCGGCGACGTGCTCGGCAGCCTCAAATGCGATTGCGGGCCGCAGCTCCACGCCGCGCTCCATGCGATGGCCGATGCGCCGTGGGGCGTGCTGCTCTATCTGCGGCAGGAAGGCCGAGGGATCGGGCTGGTCAACAAGCTGCGCGCCTATGCGCTCCAGGACCAGGGTTATGACACGGTCGATGCCAATCTCCGGCTCGGTTTCCCCATCGAGGCGCGCGACTTCGCGATTGCAGCGCGGATGCTGAAATTGCTGAATGTGCCCCGCATCCGGTTGATGACGAACAATCCCGAAAAGGTCGCGCGGCTGGAGAGAGAGGGCGTCGAGGTGGTGGAGCGTATCCCGCTCGCGCTGCCCACCAATCCGCACAACGAACAATATCTCGCGACCAAGCGCGACCGCACGGGGCACCAGCTTTAG
- a CDS encoding sigma factor: protein MSAKSDALEAAVSDYIHARTALDAAPGARARARADRSFARLVALLGPRIRYFTRVYGLSDVAEDAAQVCAIALHRAAERYEPRRARFTTYVNWQFRAELQALRHRLHGDQRSGGRRCAATLPLDALQAKGADDWLADIEAEPATERAAADHLAARAADRLVRDWADRRRSALRGRRARVAARLDAECALVRRHLAGDEPPDRLRESDRHVVRRAIADIARHAAPQRGH from the coding sequence ATGTCGGCGAAAAGCGACGCACTCGAAGCAGCGGTATCCGACTATATCCACGCCCGAACCGCGCTGGATGCCGCGCCGGGCGCGCGCGCTCGGGCCCGCGCCGACCGCAGTTTCGCACGCCTTGTCGCGCTGCTTGGCCCCCGCATCCGCTATTTCACCCGCGTCTATGGCCTTTCCGACGTTGCCGAGGACGCGGCGCAGGTCTGCGCAATCGCGCTCCACCGCGCCGCCGAACGCTATGAGCCACGGCGCGCGCGCTTCACCACCTATGTGAACTGGCAGTTCCGCGCCGAGCTTCAGGCGCTCCGGCACCGCCTGCATGGCGATCAGCGGAGCGGCGGGCGGCGGTGCGCGGCGACGCTGCCGCTCGATGCGCTACAGGCGAAGGGCGCGGACGACTGGCTCGCCGATATCGAAGCCGAACCGGCCACCGAACGGGCGGCCGCCGACCATCTCGCCGCACGCGCCGCCGACCGGCTGGTGCGCGACTGGGCAGACCGCCGCCGTTCGGCGCTGCGCGGTCGGCGTGCCCGCGTCGCCGCGCGGCTCGATGCCGAATGTGCGCTCGTGCGCCGCCATCTCGCCGGGGATGAACCGCCAGATCGCCTGCGTGAAAGCGACCGGCATGTCGTGCGCCGCGCGATCGCCGACATCGCGCGCCACGCGGCGCCGCAGCGCGGGCATTGA